Part of the Notamacropus eugenii isolate mMacEug1 chromosome 5, mMacEug1.pri_v2, whole genome shotgun sequence genome is shown below.
GTTtactttttccaaatttattaatttgtttccagttttcaacaatcacttccataaattccaaattttctccccctctctccccaagacaacatgcaatcttatatgggctctacacatacattcctattaaacatattttcacattagtcatgttgcatagaagaattaaaatgaatgggagaaaccatgagaaaaaccaaaccaaaccaaaccataaCAAAAGAGAATGTAGTctcttcattctacattctgactccatggttctttctctggatgtggatggcattttgcatcatgagtcctttggacatattttaggtccttacattgttGGGaatggctaagtctatcagatacagtcctcacacactgtggctcttactgtgtatataATGCTCTCCTGTCTcagctcccttcactcagcatctgttcatataggtctttacaggtttttctgaagtctgcctatttgtcatttcttatattccattacattcatatagcacaacttgttcagccattccccaatggatgggaatctcttcaatttctagttcttgaccaccacaaaaagagctgctgtaaatatttttgtatgtgtaatgtgggtccttttcccatttttatgatctctttgggatacagacctagaagaggtattgctgggtcaaagagtatgcacatttttgtggccttttgggcatagttctaaattgctctctagaatggttgctAATCCCTATTTTGCAGGAGAAGGAGCTGGGTCTTAAAGAGGCTGAAAGATTCACCTTGAGTGACACAAGTGGGAAATGTTAGAATTTGGACTTGAGCCAGAGGAATCCTGGTAAATATtgaacaactggctctctgaaatTCCATACACACAAGTTTAATTtgtaatttaacatttttctctttcacttaagTCTccataaacaacaaaacaataaatcaagccctagtTTGTATCTTTTGTGGGTTTAagaaatgctcacactgaacatttaacagtTAGCTCTTATGAACTGGCTTGATCTGGCTCCAGTACATCTATGACTTGAATCCAGGACTTTCTGATGTTAAATCGAGAATACTGTCTATTCTTCTGTATAGAGCATCAACACTTCTTATCCCATGTCATTCTTGTCTATGTTGTGCATAGTAGGACCTGAGATATCTGTTGAATTagctttgtaaaatgaggctggtCTTGATGATTGCTGAGGCCCTTTTAGTTATATGATTCTGTAATGGTAGAGATTTTAGATTGCAGGTAGTGGGGAACACATCTTTGGTCAGTGGGACTTTTCAGCATTACCTTTTCTTATGTAACTTCTTACTATGCACTAGACTACCAGTCTCAATCCCTAGTCCCTTAGATTATGAGCCTTCAGGATGAATTTCAGATCTCTAAGGTTACTCCTATCTCTTATATTCTCAGTTCTAAGACCACTTTCAGCCTGACATTTGAGGGCAGTCTTGTTCAGTgctgaacttgggagtcaggacCTTCTGAGTTCAACTgttgcctcagatccttactagctttgtggccttgagcaagtaatttaatctctgtctgcctcagttttcttatctgaatgagaataatagcaccttacATGGTCATtgtgaaataaaatgagataatatttgtaaagcattttataatgcttaaaatgctatataatgttagctattattattatgtctaAAATGGAGCTCTAAACTTAGATTCTGGAAAAGTTGGATTAGAATCCATCCtaagacatttattagctgtgtgaccctgggcaagtcactaaacctctcagcttccatttcctcatctgtaaaatggagctaatagtGCCTACTTAGAAGTGTTGTGATGATCAATGATATAATGCAAATGTTTTACAAACCTGAAGTACTAtatgaatgtcagttattataattgttattaATTTTAACAAAGACCCTTCTGGGTCTTTGCTCTATGCTCTAATGTCTTTTCTAATTCAGACAGAATTAGAGGCAGCTAAGGGGGTATAGTGGATACAACACCaggcctggagaaaggaagatctgaattcaaatatggcctcagacattcactagctttgtgactctgggcaagtcacttaacctctgtttgctgtatttccttcatctataaaatgaggaaaaaaatagcacctaccccctAGATTTgttggagataataattgtattaattgtttagcacagtccctggcatatCGTAAGCGCTAgttaaatgttagctactattattattaaatattctgTTAGTCTGAGGTAAAAGGAACTGATTAGTTTGGAGTGATGATGAATTGGCTGGTACCTCAAAGAAATGAAGGAGTGTTACCAAAAGGAAGACATAAGCCGGAAAGAACAGctgatgtttattaataaaactaTAGTCCAAAAGCTTCCTCAAAGGGAAACTAATACAGGGAAAGGAAGACTCTAGAGATAaccaaataagtatttattgggTGTTTGAGAGGAAACtctgatcatgggtcctttgaatgtctaaagggagaggaggaggatttTGTGGGAAGACAGTGGAGGCTGGGAAGGCAGAGTTGGCTTGCATTCTGCTGGAGGCTGCCCAGGGTTTCAGCATGGTGGAGTGGGACCCGTGCATAGCTTGTTGGGGTAGTGAGCATACTTGGGATTGTAGGTACTTAGGTTGTCTCTGAAGCACAGCGTGGCATTCTTGTCACACTCACAAGTCAGCCTTTGGCAGGAAGTTCTGCCCcctgaaaggggaagggaaagggtgggggcaacagaagggagagaagacttaATGCCCTTGGACTGTGACCTTCCCAAGCAATTATAAGAGGCATCCTGCTATTGTAGAAGGTTTTCATCTGCTACTTGTATCTTATGGCATCCCTTGTGACTCCCtacccttctccccttcctccacctaCCACAGATGATGCTGTTCTCTGTAATAGTGAAGTTGTACTTTTCCATTTTGGGATCACAGCCTAGCTTATGCATCCTTCCATAGCAGCAATCATGGGCATGGCAGCACCTGGTGGGGATAGCACCAACCTAGGAGGAGTGTGTAGGGACGAgggggagaggattctgggtTCAGGGATCTTCTCAGGGGACACTGGCTTAGAGAAACTCCCAGTTTCTGAGAGATCCTTTAGGGAAGACAGTTTTTGATTGTAAGAGTTGAAGGGATTCTGGTAATAAGGGGGGAATCTAGTTTCTTCTTCCCAGACCTCCTCATGCCTGTGTCCTTACCAATCTGTCTCATCCACAGGCCATTTGGAACCACCGATGCCACAGTAGCAGCCGTAGTCGTTGTAGTCCAGTGCCGACTTCCCCGTCAGCCTCTCAATCATGAACCCAAACTGTAGTAGGTTCCCACTGGCCAGGGGCACCACTAGGGAGGGAAAGCTGAGGACAGCTGAACCTGCCACAGGTCCCCAGCCAGCTGCCCTGCCTGAGGGGCCCCAGACCTCAGTCTGGCCCTACTTATTCTTGTAAGCAGGGCCATGCATTTGAATTTTGTTGGGCACAGTCCAAACATCTTTTTA
Proteins encoded:
- the PLA2G2E gene encoding group IIE secretory phospholipase A2, with amino-acid sequence MKPPPILFFLCLLVVPLASGNLLQFGFMIERLTGKSALDYNDYGCYCGIGGSKWPVDETDWCCHAHDCCYGRMHKLGCDPKMEKYNFTITENSIICGGRTSCQRLTCECDKNATLCFRDNLSTYNPKYAHYPNKLCTGPTPPC